The Methylomonas montana genome has a window encoding:
- a CDS encoding class I SAM-dependent methyltransferase yields MLAMRQQRYSQATVLLRQIVGDDSRKVRLWPHYRQALAGYALALYRNGNIGEALAQQTRLLMIAPNDPEVRGNFLLLLQAGDVHLPDSAEFRRVLHSVLAQTDISAYAVVIARSLRNDAAFNEALELLLSGDQQLAVKALRQGKLRAMMQTPLFLLLLRGSLIPLPEFEAALRCLRKALLLTYAASAKTVESARPGKAGWECIGALAHYNWLTEYAIAEDEQETAIVGLLRRQLEDGLSLPSEPSWQAALAYHSLYRSGLDLADCRSLFLPASGSWKPYLQPLIREWQACLAERTQTAEIESLTTTGGEVSEQVRRQYEENPFPRWQHDPIAHRRLTANQWLASFAPGLHLPDGFDGPVNVLTAGCGTGLEPISLVRQIQTGRYLALDLSRASLAYAKRMARQFGLAEAIDFKQADITRLDGFAERFDLITASGVLHHLEDPVAGWRILTDLLKPGGIMLVSLYSEAARQTVVRARRLIADNAWQPTPRRMRQFRQAILAGEHEELRPLLQWRDFYNLSMFRDLVFHANEHRYTLPQIERHLAELDLRFITMRGLPAPLQALYRANFSQDPNGTDLANWAQFEEQYPAAFVSMYGLVLQKPWEAD; encoded by the coding sequence AGCGCTATAGCCAGGCGACGGTTTTGCTGCGGCAAATAGTCGGCGACGATTCTCGTAAAGTCAGGCTATGGCCCCATTACCGGCAAGCATTGGCCGGCTACGCGTTGGCCTTGTACCGCAATGGCAATATCGGCGAAGCGCTGGCGCAGCAAACCAGGCTATTGATGATTGCGCCTAACGATCCGGAAGTTCGCGGCAATTTTCTGCTGTTGCTGCAAGCCGGCGACGTGCATTTGCCTGATTCCGCCGAATTTCGGCGGGTATTGCATAGTGTGCTGGCGCAAACCGATATAAGTGCCTATGCGGTGGTGATTGCCCGCTCGCTACGCAATGATGCGGCATTTAACGAGGCGTTAGAATTGCTATTGTCCGGCGATCAGCAGCTGGCTGTTAAAGCCCTGCGCCAAGGCAAGCTGCGGGCAATGATGCAAACGCCCTTGTTTTTGTTGCTATTACGCGGCAGTCTGATTCCACTGCCGGAATTCGAAGCAGCGCTGCGCTGTTTGCGCAAGGCGCTGCTGCTGACCTACGCCGCATCGGCCAAGACCGTTGAAAGCGCTCGTCCGGGCAAGGCGGGATGGGAATGCATCGGCGCATTGGCCCATTACAATTGGCTGACCGAATACGCCATCGCCGAGGACGAACAGGAAACCGCCATTGTCGGGTTGTTGCGGCGGCAATTGGAAGATGGCTTGAGTTTGCCGTCCGAACCGTCCTGGCAAGCAGCGCTGGCCTACCACTCGCTATATCGCTCCGGCCTGGATTTGGCCGATTGCCGTTCGCTATTCCTGCCGGCTTCCGGCAGTTGGAAACCCTATTTACAGCCGCTGATCCGTGAATGGCAAGCCTGCCTGGCGGAACGCACCCAGACTGCGGAAATCGAAAGCCTCACCACCACCGGCGGCGAAGTCTCCGAACAAGTGCGCCGGCAATACGAAGAAAACCCGTTTCCGCGCTGGCAGCACGACCCTATCGCTCATCGGCGTTTGACGGCCAATCAGTGGCTGGCAAGTTTCGCTCCCGGCCTGCATCTGCCGGACGGATTCGATGGCCCGGTCAATGTGCTGACCGCCGGCTGCGGCACCGGCCTGGAACCGATTTCCCTGGTTCGGCAAATTCAAACCGGCCGCTATCTGGCGCTGGATCTAAGCCGTGCCAGTCTGGCTTATGCCAAACGCATGGCAAGGCAATTTGGGCTGGCCGAGGCCATCGACTTCAAACAAGCCGACATCACCCGATTGGATGGCTTTGCCGAGCGTTTCGACCTGATCACCGCCAGCGGCGTGTTGCATCACCTGGAAGACCCCGTGGCCGGCTGGCGAATTTTGACCGATTTATTAAAACCCGGCGGCATCATGCTGGTGAGTTTGTACAGCGAAGCGGCGCGGCAGACCGTGGTCCGCGCCAGGCGGCTGATCGCCGACAACGCCTGGCAGCCCACGCCGCGACGGATGCGGCAATTCCGGCAAGCCATCCTGGCCGGCGAGCATGAAGAGCTACGGCCGCTGCTGCAATGGCGGGATTTCTATAACCTGAGCATGTTCCGCGACCTGGTATTCCACGCCAACGAACATCGCTACACCTTGCCGCAAATCGAGCGGCATCTGGCAGAACTGGATTTACGTTTCATCACCATGCGCGGCCTGCCGGCGCCGTTACAAGCGCTATACCGGGCAAATTTTTCGCAAGATCCTAACGGCACCGATCTCGCCAATTGGGCACAGTTCGAGGAACAGTACCCGGCCGCCTTTGTGTCCATGTATGGGCTGGTGCTGCAAAAACCGTGGGAGGCTGACTAA
- a CDS encoding IS5 family transposase has translation MNNLLIYKYFLWVMSYQEISDDFWDLVAPLLERFKRRKPGGSKPLEFRVLLNGIFYLLKTGCQWAFLPSFYGSKSTLHEHFQRWASAGIFAEMFRLGAARYEELQGFKWDWQSMDGSLVQAPTRQSTSLSEEGVGRNPTDRGKSGSKIHLLTDQEGMPCGVALAGANVHDSRLVTATVEGLALSAPKIKPMEERPHLCLDKAYDMKRVEIEVLNHGYTPHIRRIGEEKQHVTQDSHPARRWVVERTFAWLKGFRAIRTRYTCRGANYLALLHLACTLVLTRRLEAIA, from the coding sequence TTGAATAATCTACTGATTTATAAATACTTTTTGTGGGTTATGAGTTATCAGGAAATTTCGGATGATTTTTGGGATCTTGTTGCGCCTTTATTGGAGCGGTTCAAACGCCGAAAGCCGGGTGGTTCCAAACCGCTGGAGTTCCGAGTTCTATTGAACGGCATCTTCTACCTCCTCAAAACGGGCTGCCAGTGGGCGTTTTTGCCGAGCTTCTACGGATCGAAAAGCACACTTCACGAACATTTTCAGCGTTGGGCGAGCGCCGGTATTTTCGCCGAAATGTTCAGACTGGGGGCGGCCAGGTATGAAGAACTCCAAGGATTCAAGTGGGACTGGCAGTCCATGGATGGCAGTCTGGTGCAAGCCCCTACGCGCCAATCGACAAGTCTGTCGGAGGAAGGGGTGGGCAGAAACCCCACGGATCGCGGCAAGAGTGGTAGCAAAATTCATCTCTTGACGGATCAGGAAGGCATGCCTTGTGGCGTGGCGCTGGCGGGTGCCAATGTTCACGACAGCCGGTTAGTGACGGCCACCGTCGAAGGTCTCGCCTTGTCCGCACCGAAAATCAAGCCTATGGAGGAAAGGCCTCACCTCTGTTTGGATAAAGCGTACGACATGAAACGCGTTGAGATCGAGGTGCTAAACCATGGCTACACACCGCATATCCGTCGGATTGGCGAGGAAAAACAGCATGTGACTCAGGACAGTCATCCCGCCAGACGCTGGGTAGTCGAGCGCACCTTTGCATGGTTGAAAGGATTTCGGGCTATCAGGACCCGCTACACCTGCAGGGGAGCCAACTATTTGGCATTGCTCCATCTGGCCTGCACTCTTGTACTCACTCGGCGGCTAGAGGCTATCGCCTAG
- a CDS encoding nitrous oxide reductase accessory protein NosL — MKTMKTLWMVLLCQLLLPGWAWADDPSMKPVIVTPHEKQQRPSCRVCGMWIDQYIKTAGVITYKDDSQEYTCGVACLLREVTDAGGISELKSAKVTDWVSGELVDADAATYVVGSKVIPDMLPNYIAFAERDEAVAFAAKEGGEVIDFNIAFQDSSPVGTTAPFRIRTAVTPGEGNFSVGMVYGYMQKDHVKDGSNGAEPGEFIAGNGNQLQAPNESQVMQQALIFNYSPTDSLALFMNMPWFEKRAHTLSRSTANAAVRDTVSAENGLGDISLEGRYNFWHSTRYDQFASVLLGTSLPTGEFNGQRNANRVLVTSAGLQQGKGTATFTGGLLYSQRWKDIWLHASALYNANPENDDHYKYGDVVTGGLALHYTPNYDLMLGIEIDSNYTQKSEDLGNKVANSGGLATNLAFVGDYRFLNAFGGNFKLRGSVGLPIYEDLNSFRIALPGNNYRTQVQPGEGFFGNIAIQWTFRDAPDYHNH, encoded by the coding sequence ATGAAGACAATGAAAACATTATGGATGGTACTACTTTGCCAACTACTGCTGCCCGGTTGGGCGTGGGCCGACGACCCTTCGATGAAACCGGTGATCGTGACACCGCATGAGAAACAGCAACGTCCAAGTTGCCGCGTCTGTGGCATGTGGATAGACCAATACATCAAAACCGCCGGCGTCATCACCTACAAGGACGACAGCCAGGAATATACCTGTGGCGTGGCGTGTCTATTGCGGGAAGTGACTGATGCTGGCGGCATCTCCGAATTGAAATCGGCCAAGGTGACCGACTGGGTATCCGGTGAACTGGTCGATGCCGATGCCGCGACTTATGTGGTTGGCAGCAAAGTCATTCCCGACATGCTGCCCAACTATATCGCTTTCGCCGAGCGCGACGAGGCGGTGGCCTTTGCCGCGAAGGAAGGCGGTGAAGTCATCGATTTTAATATTGCCTTTCAGGATTCGTCACCAGTCGGCACCACCGCGCCGTTCCGGATCCGCACCGCGGTGACGCCGGGAGAGGGGAATTTTAGCGTGGGGATGGTATACGGCTACATGCAAAAAGACCACGTCAAAGACGGCTCGAATGGCGCAGAGCCCGGCGAATTCATTGCAGGCAACGGCAATCAGTTGCAAGCCCCGAACGAAAGCCAAGTGATGCAACAGGCGTTGATTTTCAACTATTCGCCAACCGACAGCCTGGCATTATTCATGAACATGCCCTGGTTCGAAAAACGGGCGCATACCTTGAGCCGTAGCACCGCAAACGCCGCTGTTCGCGATACGGTCTCCGCAGAAAACGGCCTTGGCGATATCAGCCTCGAAGGCCGCTATAACTTCTGGCACAGCACCCGATACGATCAATTCGCCAGTGTGTTGTTGGGCACCAGCCTGCCGACCGGCGAGTTCAATGGTCAGCGCAACGCCAACCGAGTCCTGGTGACGAGCGCCGGGCTGCAACAAGGCAAAGGCACCGCGACATTCACCGGCGGTTTATTGTATTCCCAGCGTTGGAAAGATATTTGGCTACATGCCTCCGCGCTATACAATGCCAACCCCGAAAACGACGATCATTACAAATACGGCGACGTGGTAACCGGAGGCCTGGCCCTTCATTACACGCCCAACTACGACCTGATGCTGGGCATCGAAATCGATTCCAATTACACGCAAAAAAGCGAAGATCTAGGCAATAAAGTCGCCAACAGCGGCGGCCTGGCCACCAATCTGGCTTTTGTCGGTGATTATCGGTTTCTCAATGCCTTCGGCGGCAACTTTAAATTACGCGGCTCGGTAGGCCTGCCGATCTATGAAGACTTGAACTCCTTCCGCATCGCCCTGCCCGGCAACAATTACCGCACCCAAGTCCAACCCGGCGAGGGCTTCTTCGGCAATATCGCGATTCAATGGACGTTCCGCGACGCGCCGGACTATCATAACCACTAA
- a CDS encoding protein-disulfide reductase DsbD N-terminal domain-containing protein, protein MRIPTLFLAKLWLSSILAFLVSASVWADEEPLDAGQAFELASARPDADAIRLSWNISSGYYLYRQKFKFVSLTPGTTVGAPQFPTGQTWQDSNLGRVEIYRDHLELELPLRRQDDQSATLRLEITYQGCADSGFCYLPIHKTLEFDRPIIPDAQR, encoded by the coding sequence ATGCGGATACCTACATTGTTCCTTGCCAAGCTTTGGCTTTCATCGATATTGGCGTTCTTAGTCAGTGCCAGCGTATGGGCCGATGAAGAACCCCTGGATGCCGGCCAGGCTTTCGAATTGGCGAGCGCCCGCCCGGACGCCGACGCGATACGCTTGTCCTGGAATATCTCCTCCGGCTATTACCTTTACCGGCAAAAATTCAAATTTGTTTCGCTGACACCAGGAACCACGGTTGGCGCCCCCCAGTTTCCTACCGGACAAACCTGGCAAGACAGTAATTTGGGCCGCGTGGAAATTTACCGAGACCATCTGGAGCTGGAACTGCCACTACGACGACAAGACGACCAATCCGCAACGTTGCGCCTGGAAATCACTTATCAAGGCTGCGCCGATTCCGGCTTCTGCTACCTGCCTATCCATAAAACCCTGGAATTCGATCGGCCAATCATTCCCGACGCTCAGCGCTGA
- a CDS encoding cytochrome c peroxidase, with translation MRIIQIFLLTGGLLAAQAALAIGPVPVSLRNVPVPPVPGLLDGVNPIVVNKNAAIALGKALFWDQNVGSDGQACASCHFHAGADGRIKNQVNPGHNNGHTFDGLASGGAGPNHTLSLDDFPLHQFSNPADNTSQVIFSSDDVVGSAGSFGGQYKTTSQFSGANDQCLRSADPLFNVNRIGVRQVTSRNAPTVINAVFNHRNFWDGRANNVFNGSSPWGERDPNAGVWVKINALSVVKQKLHLINSSLASQAVAPPVNDVEMACQGRGWPDIGRKLLLRQPLQNQSVHPQDSVLGTLSLSNGASLKPGLKTTYKSLITQAFNPQYWAYSGVGPFGAPVSGVPYNQMEANFAMFFGIAIQLYESTLVSDQAPFDLSPIDASMKPTWRNVVAETPANTTTLVASLKNGVELFIHNHCNLCHAGPSLSLAAVATNAALLKPMPGASFGPPDTPIAFGPNALGPFNAASKGGLTQYGNTVTRDTNIQQLPKLMDLGFTNIGAVAVEDDPGLGGVDDFGNPLSFTEQYVGYLLGDSAAIIDPGVDSIRACDFISPLAYNLQINLPNYFLPSDGLIADGSREGVLRNQNCLNPVTAFIPAPTAAQANSAGSKMAIATQGAFKVPTLRNVELTGPYMHNGGMATLRQVLEFYGRHGNFSSDTQHFHLASFSTLLNSEQNITDLTNFLLSLTDERVRYQRAPFDHPQLTVMHGQVGNELQLTAGNPLNASLAQDQPLVIPAVGAGGSDAPTSAFLSASP, from the coding sequence ATGCGAATTATCCAGATATTTTTGCTGACCGGCGGCTTGTTGGCTGCGCAAGCGGCCCTGGCTATTGGGCCGGTGCCGGTTTCGTTACGCAATGTGCCTGTGCCGCCGGTACCGGGCCTATTGGACGGTGTCAATCCGATTGTCGTGAACAAGAACGCGGCGATAGCATTGGGCAAAGCCTTGTTTTGGGATCAGAATGTCGGCAGCGACGGCCAGGCCTGCGCGTCCTGCCATTTTCATGCCGGTGCCGACGGCAGGATCAAGAATCAGGTCAATCCCGGCCACAATAACGGTCATACTTTTGACGGCTTGGCTTCCGGTGGCGCTGGTCCGAATCACACGCTCAGCCTGGACGATTTTCCGCTGCATCAATTCAGCAATCCGGCCGACAACACCAGTCAAGTGATTTTCAGCAGCGATGATGTGGTGGGTTCCGCCGGCAGCTTCGGCGGGCAATATAAAACCACTTCCCAGTTCAGCGGCGCGAACGATCAATGTCTGCGTAGCGCCGATCCGTTGTTTAACGTCAACCGGATTGGCGTGCGCCAGGTGACCTCCAGAAATGCGCCGACCGTGATCAATGCGGTGTTCAATCACCGCAACTTTTGGGATGGCCGCGCCAACAATGTGTTCAACGGCAGCAGCCCATGGGGCGAGCGCGATCCGAACGCCGGCGTTTGGGTGAAAATAAACGCCCTCAGTGTGGTGAAACAGAAACTGCATCTGATCAATTCATCCTTGGCGTCCCAGGCCGTCGCTCCGCCTGTCAACGATGTCGAAATGGCTTGCCAGGGCAGGGGCTGGCCGGACATCGGCCGCAAGCTGTTGTTGCGGCAGCCGTTGCAGAATCAGTCTGTTCATCCCCAGGACAGCGTGCTGGGCACACTTAGCTTGAGCAACGGCGCCAGCTTGAAACCGGGTTTGAAAACCACTTACAAGAGCCTGATTACCCAGGCCTTCAATCCGCAATACTGGGCCTACAGCGGCGTCGGTCCGTTCGGCGCGCCGGTCTCTGGTGTGCCTTACAATCAGATGGAAGCCAACTTCGCGATGTTTTTCGGCATTGCCATCCAGTTGTACGAGTCCACGCTGGTATCCGATCAGGCCCCATTCGACTTGAGCCCGATCGATGCCAGTATGAAACCGACCTGGCGTAACGTTGTTGCCGAAACCCCGGCGAATACCACGACGCTGGTCGCGTCTTTGAAAAACGGTGTGGAATTATTCATTCATAACCATTGCAATCTTTGCCATGCCGGCCCTTCGCTCAGTTTAGCGGCAGTCGCCACCAACGCCGCGTTGCTGAAACCAATGCCCGGCGCTAGCTTCGGACCGCCGGACACGCCGATAGCCTTCGGGCCAAATGCCTTAGGACCGTTCAACGCAGCGTCCAAGGGAGGCTTGACCCAGTACGGCAATACCGTGACGCGTGATACCAATATTCAACAGCTGCCTAAATTAATGGACCTGGGCTTTACCAACATAGGCGCAGTAGCGGTCGAAGACGATCCAGGCTTGGGCGGGGTTGACGATTTTGGCAATCCGCTGTCCTTTACCGAGCAGTATGTCGGTTATTTGCTGGGCGATTCTGCGGCCATTATCGATCCCGGTGTGGACAGTATCCGCGCTTGCGATTTCATTAGCCCCTTGGCCTATAACTTACAGATTAATCTCCCCAATTATTTTTTACCGAGCGATGGCTTGATCGCCGACGGTAGCCGCGAAGGTGTGTTGCGCAATCAAAATTGCCTCAATCCAGTAACGGCTTTCATCCCGGCCCCGACCGCCGCGCAAGCCAATTCGGCGGGCTCGAAAATGGCGATAGCGACCCAAGGCGCGTTCAAGGTGCCGACGCTACGTAATGTCGAACTGACCGGCCCGTATATGCACAACGGCGGTATGGCCACTTTGCGGCAAGTATTGGAATTTTACGGCCGGCACGGCAATTTCAGCAGCGACACTCAGCATTTTCATCTTGCCAGTTTTTCTACCTTGCTGAATTCGGAGCAAAACATCACCGACCTGACGAATTTTCTGCTGTCGTTGACCGACGAGCGGGTCCGATACCAACGGGCGCCGTTCGATCATCCGCAATTGACGGTAATGCACGGGCAGGTTGGCAACGAATTGCAATTGACAGCTGGCAATCCGTTGAATGCCAGTCTGGCCCAGGATCAGCCGTTGGTGATTCCTGCGGTTGGCGCCGGCGGATCGGACGCGCCGACTTCGGCGTTTTTATCGGCTTCACCATAA
- a CDS encoding VPLPA-CTERM sorting domain-containing protein, giving the protein MAYDNHYASFTVNGFSGYAVTAPVPVPAAVWLFASALAGLGAVSRRSVA; this is encoded by the coding sequence TTGGCCTATGACAACCACTACGCCAGCTTCACCGTTAACGGCTTCAGCGGCTACGCCGTTACCGCGCCGGTCCCTGTGCCTGCGGCGGTTTGGCTGTTCGCCAGTGCGTTGGCGGGGTTGGGGGCAGTGAGTCGGCGTAGCGTGGCTTAG
- a CDS encoding winged helix-turn-helix domain-containing protein encodes MKSTEIETDASLPRLKITLRLLHNDEIAMGPGKAELLAAIQKTGSIAAAGKTMNMSYRRAWLLVDVMNRSFSGPLVHAAKGGRHGGGTTLTPLGLQVLDQYTKMATAVSHTAQAYLPLFSGFMAKRTDGSPTDE; translated from the coding sequence ATGAAATCCACAGAGATAGAAACGGACGCTTCACTTCCGCGCCTAAAAATCACCCTACGCTTGCTGCATAACGATGAAATTGCCATGGGGCCGGGTAAGGCTGAGCTCTTGGCAGCGATTCAGAAAACCGGTTCGATCGCGGCCGCCGGTAAGACCATGAATATGAGCTACCGGCGGGCCTGGTTGTTGGTGGACGTGATGAATCGAAGTTTTTCCGGTCCTTTGGTACATGCCGCCAAGGGTGGCAGGCACGGCGGAGGAACGACGCTGACGCCGTTGGGGCTGCAAGTGTTGGATCAGTACACGAAAATGGCCACGGCTGTTAGTCATACCGCTCAAGCGTATTTGCCCTTGTTTTCCGGATTTATGGCTAAGCGGACGGATGGAAGCCCGACCGATGAATAG
- a CDS encoding YkgJ family cysteine cluster protein codes for MPDILLIDGLLSQAFSSFEGNVEREAQDYPAIACHKGCATCCTLRVTATAPEVLLIARYIAWAKFADGEINLAKRVAKANQQTCGLDEAQRVKLRRRCPFIMQGACLIYPVRPLACRGHACYDKQACVDAAAGRVERIPISEPHRLFRGLIQNAMQSALRDSGYAWSLYELNQALQLALNDESCDRRWAGGEEVFAPARIAEVNPEEMGKVFEQIKFRASSDAEIAPGTLH; via the coding sequence GTGCCGGATATCCTCTTAATCGACGGCTTGTTGTCGCAGGCCTTCAGCAGTTTCGAAGGCAACGTGGAGAGGGAAGCCCAGGATTATCCGGCCATCGCTTGTCACAAGGGCTGCGCCACCTGCTGTACCTTGCGGGTGACCGCGACGGCGCCGGAAGTGTTGTTGATTGCCCGGTACATCGCCTGGGCTAAGTTTGCGGACGGCGAGATCAATCTGGCTAAGCGGGTTGCGAAGGCCAATCAACAAACCTGCGGCCTGGACGAAGCGCAGCGGGTGAAGTTGAGGCGGCGTTGCCCGTTCATCATGCAAGGCGCGTGTCTGATTTATCCGGTACGGCCGTTGGCGTGCCGGGGACATGCCTGTTACGACAAGCAGGCTTGCGTCGATGCGGCGGCCGGTCGAGTCGAGCGAATCCCCATTTCCGAGCCGCATCGGCTGTTTCGCGGCTTGATCCAGAACGCCATGCAGTCGGCGTTGCGCGACTCCGGCTATGCCTGGAGCCTTTACGAGCTGAATCAAGCGCTGCAGCTGGCGTTGAACGACGAAAGCTGTGATCGGCGCTGGGCTGGCGGCGAGGAGGTTTTTGCGCCGGCTCGAATCGCGGAAGTCAATCCTGAGGAGATGGGAAAAGTTTTCGAGCAGATTAAATTCCGCGCTTCTTCGGATGCGGAGATTGCGCCCGGCACCCTGCATTGA